From the Lathyrus oleraceus cultivar Zhongwan6 chromosome 4, CAAS_Psat_ZW6_1.0, whole genome shotgun sequence genome, one window contains:
- the LOC127073287 gene encoding uncharacterized protein LOC127073287 codes for MIHIHMEAIKLGVGNGKVNIAAEDDSIDGMQCIDHPYRNNPGGICAFCLQEKLGKLVSSSFPLPIHASSSSSSSPSFRSNVAPSSSSTSTTRHCASSSSSAINTVSTTTAVASSSSLSLSVCPIKNENNGKPFHHEYYSRKTRIPFLLAKKKKKKNTVSGSGSGSATSNNIILKRSKSTATPRRGSSNSLVDADDEYFSPRKRNGFWSFLYLSSKSSAKNLNSKSFRDGNNTATTTAAKLKEKCCSGSSLGRKNDIVIVEEEEENSPNRNSNNNNNNTGSSIERKVSRSRSVGCGSRSFSGDFFERISTGFGDCTLRRVESQREGKSKVVSSSSTGIASVNANGDHHHHHCMKERVLRRCGGIFSGFMMTSSSSSNSSNSSYWVSSNSADETVNGGKQGSVSISQNNNRGGRSWGWAFASPMRAFSSKSSSKENHHNKRDIIRDANDKINATPNLSAMPSLLAARG; via the coding sequence ATGATTCACATCCACATGGAAGCTATCAAGTTAGGAGTTGGTAATGGAAAAGTTAACATTGCTGCTGAAGATGACTCCATTGATGGAATGCAATGCATTGATCATCCTTATCGAAACAACCCTGGTGGGATCTGTGCTTTTTGTCTTCAAGAAAAACTTGGTAaacttgtttcttcttcttttcctctTCCTATTCAtgcttcttcctcttcttcttcttctccttctttcAGATCCAATGTTgctccttcttcttcttccactTCCACTACCCGTCATTGtgcttcttcttcttcctccGCCATTAACACCGTTTCAACAACAACTGCTGTAGCTTCATCTTCTTCTTTGTCTCTCTCTGTCTGTCCTATCAAAAATGAGAATAATGGTAAACCGTTTCACCATGAATACTATTCTAGAAAAACTCGTATCCCTTTTCTCTTAGccaagaaaaagaagaagaaaaacaCTGTTTCTGGTTCTGGTTCTGGTTCTGCTACATCTAATAATATTATTCTGAAACGTAGCAAATCAACTGCTACACCAAGAAGAGGTAGTAGTAACTCTCTGGTTGATGCTGATGATGAATATTTTAGTCCTAGAAAAAGAAATGGGTTTTGGTCATTTCTCTATCTTTCTTCAAAATCTTCTGCTAAGAATCTCAACTCAAAGAGTTTTAGAGATGGAAACAACACTGCTACTACTACTGCAGCAAAACTCAAGGAGAAGTGTTGTTCAGGTTCTTCTTTAGGAAGAAAGAACGACATTGTTAttgttgaagaagaagaagaaaacagtCCTAACAGaaacagcaacaacaacaacaataatacaGGTTCTTCCATTGAGCGTAAAGTTTCAAGATCTAGATCTGTTGGCTGTGGTAGCAGGAGTTTCTCTGGTGATTTCTTTGAAAGAATCTCAACTGGGTTTGGAGATTGTACTCTCAGAAGAGTTGAATCACAACGTGAAGGTAAATCAAAGGTAGTTTCTTCTAGTTCTACTGGTATTGCTTCGGTGAACGCTAATGGTGACCACCATCACCACCATTGCATGAAAGAGAGAGTACTTCGACGTTGTGGAGGTATATTCAGTGGCTTCATGATGACTTCATCTTCATCCTCCAATTCATCTAACTCATCTTATTGGGTTTCTTCCAATTCTGCTGATGAAACTGTGAACGGTGGAAAACAAGGTTCTGTGTCGATTTCTCAGAATAATAACCGCGGTGGAAGGAGTTGGGGTTGGGCTTTTGCTAGTCCAATGAGAGCTTTTAGTAGCAAAAGTTCTTCTAAAGAGAATCATCATAATAAAAGGGATATTATTAGAGATGCTAATGATAAGATTAATGCTACTCCAAATTTATCTGCTATGCCATCTTTACTTGCTGCAAGAGGATGA